One Magnolia sinica isolate HGM2019 chromosome 2, MsV1, whole genome shotgun sequence genomic window, TATGATACTTGGATCATGGGccaccaaaatttgaaaattggagcAAATAGGCCCTTGGTCAAACTTTACCATAAATgcatgtaatttttttaaaaaaagtgtaattattatattttttttcctgcaTTTATTGTAGTAAATAGTAACAAACAAGcactttctttagcttttcaattACAAAGGTTAATGGCTGTAAACATTTAATGATCATTGACTCTTGTGATTGAGTAATAACATCACTTACATTTGATGTAATGATTGTTTTGCAACATTTCTTGTATCATCTAGAAATTccgataaaaataataattttgtaatttaaaattataatgattagaatttattttataattttcttttataatggtATTCGACTCTTGATTTGTAGGTTATAATAATTTCTATGATGAAGATGATAACTTATTTAATTGGTATTTTATAGAAAATTTAGAAACCAAACAAGCCATTTTTCACATTTACATGCTCTGGTGGTCTTGGGTGAATGTTACATACGGGGAGAATTGGGTCATCCTCTTTTTCAAAACGGTGGTTAACCATTAATAGCCCTAACTTGACAATGTAAGACCTTCTGAGCCAATGGGAGCTGTCAGGTGATTGATACCACACATGACTGCCGCTCTGACCACGTCTCACTAACTCAGTGGCGTTTCCCACGAGAAATTTTATCATTGAATTTAAGTACTCCCCATGTAATAATTAAAAAAGGTCtgaagtccaaccagttggacggCAAGTTACAGTCCATCCCCCAGATAATTTCCTACATAAACGTGCTGGCAACAGTTAACCCGTCCAATAGTTTGGCCCCACAATGAAGATTACTTTGTGCAAATATCatctccgttcattcatttgatgGAAAGTCTTATACTTGGTTATTTATCAGTGGCTGTCATTGTGCtttactgtgtggcccactttacatGTTGATCATACTGATTTAAGTATAAGATAATTCTCATGATTGTGTTAAccaattggacggtttggatatttcacttacatgataggttggaagttGTTTGCCAGATGTACTATAAAATATATCTaactagttggacttgagatcttctcataaaaaaatgcaaattttcatttaaaattcCAGCGAACGTTCCAAAAAAGCCATTTTTTTAAAGTGTCACACATAACATAGGTCCTGAACTAATTATTAAACAATGATTGGGCCGAGAGATTATGAGCTATGTTTGGGTTTCAGATTGGACAAGTGGGTCCCGACGTGGATGGTCCATGCATCGGCAAATTTCCTAGATTTGAAGATCCTAGCCGTAGAATACCTGTTCTTTTATTGCTTGGATGGGAATTCAATAtttaatttgttttttgtttttgatgaTTTCTTTATTGGCCACATATATATTGAAAGGTCCAGGATTTTTTTCATCTGGCAGTGGAACGTTTATAATTGGGGccatataacaagtgggccccagtTGAAAAATCTGAACCGTTGTATGAAGGTGCAAGGGCCGAGTATCAGTTGTTGCAGAAAACATCGTCGTGAACGCCTGAGGCGGCTGGGCCTATGAGGGAAGGAGTTGGTGAGGGTGGGAAACCGGTCACACCCACGTGGAAAGAGACTGGTTACACAAGCGGATATCCAAGCAAGATCTTTGTTACCGCCACCTTCAACTACTTTATTATTACCCGAGGAATGTTATTTCCACGCCCTCCATCTTCAGCCACCGACTGAATTTACACCGGATGTTATATGACTCGGTGAGTTGGATTCGTTCTCAGTTTGAGTCTTGACTCTCCTGAGTCAAGGGTGAAACTGCCCGAGACGAGTGACGTTCGGGGTGAGGGTTTGATTCGAGCCTGAGTCGACTCAGACGGTTGCACCAGAGTGACTGGCTGGCCGATCCGGGTCTTATTAGATTCGGACATGAGTAACATAATGAGGCACTGCATCTGACTACAATTGGATTTGAGTCATGGTTTAAATGCTCGCAGGAGGTCCATTCCACCACCTCATCTGAGTCGAGTCGTATATGGTACCAAAATCGCCCACCTGAGTTGGGCGGGTGCACCCCTGACTCAGGTGAGTCAGGGCTCAACTCAACAACGAATCCGTCGAATTACCATATAAGTAATAATGATTGTAGGAGAGATTACTTGTCTTCCTAATCTtccatccatgggtcccaccaattcATTTGTTAGTAGCACATGTGCACTCAATGTAGAATCCTGTCTGTCCTTTTCTCAGTACGTACATGTGGCCCAGCTGATAAATGGGATGGTCCAAAATCCCCACTTCTTATCAACAGGAAGGGTGTAAAAACATGAATTTACATATTTTTACTACACACGCacatggaaatggtactatgaggtccacctcatgggaacttccatgaggtcgagctgtgtgggcctaccatgatgtgtgacgAACCTCTGCCCTATCAGTTAGAtgaaccattccatggtggccacgGGCTTAACAATCACTTCAATCcatgaattaggtgggccacaccacacacaacagTTGAGAGAGATTACCTGCCCATTAAAACTTTTAtgatcatttattaggcccaccgagCTGTGGtttataaatccagcccatccactgTACGTGTTCCACTTGGATAAAtagtcagactaagtttcagccgcatccaaaactcaggtgggcccacaaaatgcttttatatgatttaggAATGTATTCATTTGGTTTTAgatggtacggcccacctgagttcccgctgatttttgggcccacacagctcgacctcatgggaagttcgaCCTCaggggaagttcccatgaggtcgaccttctcgtaccatttcccacacacacacacacatatataaaagattaaaaaaaatggcaTTTACGTCTTTCTCAAATGGTGCTCACAACCCTAGCATAGATTTCAACTCGGGGAATGCTTCTATGGTGGTCGGGAGTGCGTAGTGCGCACCATTCGTGTAGCATTGGGTCGAATACGTAAGTGGCTGATGGCCATGCAATCCAACGTTAACGTGGAAATTTCAAGGGTGACGAATGTGAGTACTGTTGCGTGAATGGAATAGTTTTTTCTCCCTCATCAGAGGCATCGTGTGACACGCGCATAGGTATGCTGACGTGGTCAATTAGCTTGAGGATTGTTTAAATCAAGGCCTTATGACTGGTTAGACTGTTTAgggataattacttatttaccccTCCCTCCCTGCAATTATAAGCGATATTAGCAATGTGGAGGATATTTTCGAACTTGTCACACTGTCCATCTTTCCTGCTTCATGATGATTGTGTAGGACATCCTTACaatgaaaatggtaggccccactatgataatcacatatcttgaaaatcaagctgatatattcgTTGGGTGGGTTAGACCACGGTTGTCCTTTGATTTTAACGGTGTAGTCCACATGATGAGCGGATTGGCTCTGATTTTTGTGTTGGGTAATCTTCGTGGTGGGTCATACTgcttgaatggtatggatttcctACACGAGTGTTACGTTGACAGAATAGATGTGTCGGCATGACAAGTTATCATGCATGCACCTGTAGCTATTTAGTTTTCTAATCTAATCCATACGttgtttttattttcttcataTCTAACTCAATGTTATAATTATGAGTTGAGATGAAAGGTCCCAAATATGTGGGCCTTACCTTGATAGATCTGGACTGTCCACTCTTTCAAAACTTTCCCAGGTTGGACGGTCCTAACAGTCAGATTAAGCCAAGATGAGCATTCAATCTATATATTGTTAGATAGTTTATGGGAGAAATTTCAAAGCAAGGGAAATACAAGGAattgatgggccccaccgacGATTGGGCTATTTACTTACATGTCAATTCAACAAACGCACACGTACACATATGAAGCAGGTGAGTGATTGTTGTTTTGAAGAGAAAAGGGTATTATTGGAAATGAAGGGAGAAGAGAAGGTGCATCAGTCGTTTTcaagaaagaataaaaaaagaagaagaagagcagcaGCCAAGAGGGTATAAAAATATAAGAAGGGAGTTAGTGTAGGAAGGCGAGGAGTGAGATTGGAAATCAGAAAAGAGAATGGGAAGATCACCTTGTTGTGATGAGAATGGGCTGAAGAAAGGGCCATGGACACCGGAAGAAGATCAAAAGCTCGTTGAATACATTCATAAGCATGGCCATGGCAGTTGGAGAGCTCTACCTAAGCTCGCAGGTAGATGACATCTGtgcatttctctctctctacatacGCGTGTATACATGTAATTGAGGTTGGTTTGTTGCTTGTGTATGGGAATCTCTCTCTATACTTTATGTACGTAcgtatgcatgtatatatgtaaATGAGGTTGTTTTGTTGCTTGTGTTTgggaagatctctctctctctctctctctctctctctctctctctctcactctctctctctctctctctacactctatatatgtatgtatatatgtagatGAGGTTCTTTTGTTGCTTGTGTATgggaagatctctctctctctctctctctctctctctctctctacactctATATACGTATGCATATATGTAGATGAGGTTCTTCCAAGTTATGCATTTCAGGTGGTGTGTGCCCAcgtttctttctattttttatttttaagaaagaaaaaaagagtgtgTATGTAACTGATAGTATAGTCTTTCTTTGTACAGGTCTTAATAGATGTGGGAAGAGCTGTAGGCTGAGATGGACAAATTACCTGAGGCCGGATATCAAGAGGGGAAAATTCTCGCCGGAAGAAGAAGACACCATTCTCAATCTCCATTCGATCCTTGGAAACAAGTAATTCACTTAATCTTCATGTTTCACCATCTCTTTGATAGCTAAAAattatgttattattatttatttatttttaattttattttttacatttaatatgtgatttttttttttttttggtgtatttattcttttgtttgttttcCTATCAAGGTGGTCTGCAATTGCGACGCATCTCCCCGGTCGTACTGACAATGAAATTAAGAACTTTTGGAACACCCATCTTAAGAAGAAGCTGCTCCAGATGGGTTTTGATCCGATGACCCACCGGCCGCGGACGGATCTCTTTGCCAGCTTGCCTCATCTAATTGCTCTGGCCAAcctaagagaggtgatggatcaGCAGCCATGGGAAGAACAAGCAGTCAGGCTACAAGAAGCTCTTCAAGTGGCTAAAGTTCAATACATACAGTACCTTCTTCAGTCATCCTCAATGAATGGGTGCTCCTCTTCTAACAACCCAAGCAGTTATACAGATATGGAGAGCATCAATCTATTCAATTCAATGCCATCACCCAAAGAGACCATGTTCTTGAACCCATCCTGCCAATTCGAGAATGGGAACACCCCGTTTTCTCTTGGACTCTCTCAATCCCATACAGTCA contains:
- the LOC131233621 gene encoding transcription factor MYB93-like, encoding MGRSPCCDENGLKKGPWTPEEDQKLVEYIHKHGHGSWRALPKLAGLNRCGKSCRLRWTNYLRPDIKRGKFSPEEEDTILNLHSILGNKWSAIATHLPGRTDNEIKNFWNTHLKKKLLQMGFDPMTHRPRTDLFASLPHLIALANLREVMDQQPWEEQAVRLQEALQVAKVQYIQYLLQSSSMNGCSSSNNPSSYTDMESINLFNSMPSPKETMFLNPSCQFENGNTPFSLGLSQSHTVNDQIPFTPLQDFQFQCNFQPPLGSEVNQGSSYSMFSQEDNTPKSSFLPTPPTTLVTDNSISNAGDACSTSSYGGGAPPSFWPELFLEEPFIHEIA